Genomic DNA from Gammaproteobacteria bacterium:
TGATCAGAAACTTCGACAACATCGATGTTGTATTCCTGCAGTAATCGGGCCGTACCACCGGTTGAGAGGATGTCAATCTGGAGCTCCCGGAGCTTACGCGCAAAGGCCACTACACCTGATTTGTCCGAGACGCTGATGAGCGCACGTTTTACGGGCGTAAAGCGTTCCGTTGCCATAGTGTTTGATCCAAGGTCAAAGTCGCGGCGGTAATAACCCAGCGCAGCAGTACAGCAGAGTTCATCTGATCAATTGGTAAAGCTTGAGTTTCTTGCGTAAAGTGTTGCGGTTGATGCCCAGAATTTCGGCTGCGCGAGACTGATTTCCGTTGGTTTCCTGCATAACGACTTCAAGCAGAGGGCGTTCGAC
This window encodes:
- the fis gene encoding DNA-binding transcriptional regulator Fis, producing the protein MDTSEGKPLNHHVKHSIERYFRELNGEQPASVYDMVLREVERPLLEVVMQETNGNQSRAAEILGINRNTLRKKLKLYQLIR